Proteins co-encoded in one Bubalus bubalis isolate 160015118507 breed Murrah chromosome 7, NDDB_SH_1, whole genome shotgun sequence genomic window:
- the REST gene encoding RE1-silencing transcription factor has translation MATQVMGQSSGGGGLFTGSGTMGMALPNDMYDLPDLSRAELAAPQLIMLANVALTGEVNGGCCDYLVGEERQMAELMPVGDSNFSDSDGEGLEESPEVKGEPSGLENMELESLELNVVQPRPVFEVAAASETYSSNKDVPQETPVAEDKCKNLKSKPFRCKPCQYEAESEEQFVHHIRVHSAKKFFVEESAEKQAKARESGSSTGEEGDFSKGPIRCDRCGYNTNRYDHYTAHLKHHTRAGDNERVYKCIICTYTTVSEYHWRKHLRNHFPRKVYTCGKCNYFSDRKNNYVQHVRTHTGERPYKCELCPYSSSQKTHLTRHMRTHSGEKPFKCDQCSYVASNQHEVTRHARQVHNGPKPLNCPHCDYKTADRSNFKKHVELHVNPRQFNCPVCDYAASKKCNLQYHFKSKHPTCPNKTMDVSKVKLKKTKKREADLPDNKLTSEKTETEQTKGKGDVTGKKNERSVKAEKKDNVSKEKKPCSNASSQVTTRTRKSAMEAKEVDVSPGNNSEKSCKSKKSKRKVEAEAHSLQQPVNDEEPVTKKKRKAESKSKNSQEVSKGDSKVEENKKQNICVKNSTKKKTVRSKSCKKSSQPAQRRPTQMESAQVGCVQTEPRPPPSPPPPAPVGCGEVEVVQKGPVPMEPSPAMEPVQVTPVQMEPSPPLPPPPPEPAQVGSVQVEPPPSPLPLGAAEIEVVQKGPVETEPPPPMEPIPRRSPRKDNRKEKSSMLSEMARKEQVLIEVGLVPVKDKQLLKESAGAQDLFPPSPPLPKESLKGEESKDQNLFPAGEGNKEAPLEKVEAEEADKSLAGVAAVIKESANTSSSEENLNMPEGETSEDKHQAEAMLCEMEMDTDEKKAENFPSRDLAVEEPVSPPLPALPLEKHEAVSTTAVASPPVTVAVNESQEMDEDEGIHSHDGSDLSDNTSEDSDDSGLNGARPVPQETSGKDGKDALAVKVAEGDFVCIFCDRSFRKEKDYSKHLNRHLVNVYFLEKAAQGQE, from the exons GTGATGGAGAAGGACTTGAGGAGTCTCCTGAGGTGAAAGGTGAACCCAGTGGGCTGGAGAACATGGAACTGGAAAGTTTGGAACTCAATGTTGTGCAGCCACGGCCTGTGTTTGAGGTAGCAGCTGCCTCAGAAACGTACAGCTCAAATAAAGACGTTCCTCAGGAAACACCCGTAGCAGAGGACAAGTGCAAGAACTTGAAGAGCAAACCCTTCCGCTGTAAACCATGCCAGTATGAAGCAGAATCTGAAGAGCAGTTTGTGCATCACATCCGAGTTCATAGCGCCAAGAAATTTTTTGTGGAGGAAAGTGCCGAGAAGCAAGCAAAAGCCAGGGAATCCGGCTCTTCTACTGGGGAAGAGGGCGATTTCTCCAAGGGCCCCATCCGCTGTGACCGCTGTGGCTACAATACCAATCGCTATGATCACTATACTGCTCACCTGAAACATCACACCCGAGCCGGGGACAATGAGCGAGTCTACAAGTGTATCATATGCACGTACACCACAGTGAGTGAATATCACTGGAGGAAACACCTGAGAAACCATTTTCCAAGGAAAGTTTACACATGTGGAAAATGCAACTATTTCTCAGACAGAAAAAACAATTATGTTCAGCATGTTCGAACTCATACAG GTGAACGTCCGTATAAATGTGAACTTTGTCCTTACTCAAGTTCTCAGAAGACTCATTTAACCAGACATATGCGTACTCATTCAG GTGAGAAGCCATTTAAGTGTGACCAGTGCAGTTATGTGGCCTCTAATCAACATGAAGTAACCCGCCACGCAAGACAGGTTCACAATGGGCCTAAACCTCTTAACTGCCCACACTGTGACTACAAAACAGCAGACAGAAGTAACTTCAAAAAACACGTGGAGCTCCATGTTAATCCACGGCAGTTCAACTGCCCTGTATGTGACTATGCAGCTTCCAAGAAGTGTAATCTGCAGTATCATTTCAAATCTAAGCATCCTACTTGTCCTAATAAAACCATGGATGTCTCAAAGGTGAAACTAAAGAAAACCAAGAAGCGAGAGGCTGACTTGCCTGATAACAAACTcaccagtgagaaaacagaaacagagcagACCAAAGGAAAGGGGGATGTGACTGGGAAGAAAAACGAGAGGTCTGTAAAAGCGGAGAAGAAAGATAAtgtttcaaaggagaaaaagccTTGTAGTAATGCCTCAAGCCAAGTGACCACCAGAACGCGCAAATCGGCCATGGAAGCTAAAGAAGTGGATGTGTCCCCGGGAAACAATTCAGAAAAAAGCTGCAAaagcaagaaaagcaaaaggaaggtGGAAGCTGAAGCCCATTCCTTACAACAGCCTGTTAATGATGAGGAACCtgtgacaaaaaagaaaaggaaggcagaaagCAAATCCAAAAATAGTCAGGAAGTGTCAAAGGGTGACAGCAAAGTAGAggagaataaaaagcaaaacatttgcgtgaaaaacagtacaaagaagaaaactgtgagaagtaaatcATGTAAGAAAAGCAGCCAGCCTGCTCAGAGGCGGCCCACTCAGATGGAGTCTGCTCAGGTGGGGTGTGTTCAGACGGAGCCGCggccgcctccttctcctccgcCTCCCGCTCCCGTGGGGTGTGGTGAGGTCGAGGTTGTCCAGAAGGGGCCTGTTCCCATGGAGCCATCTCCTGCCATGGAGCCTGTTCAGGTGACCCCTGTTCAGATggagccttctcctcctcttcctcctcctcccccagagcCTGCTCAGGTGGGATCTGTTCAGGTAGAGCCTCCTCCCTCGCCTCTCCCTTTGGGGGCTGCTGAGATCGAGGTTGTTCAGAAGGGGCCTGTTGAGACAGAGCCTCCTCCTCCCATGGAGCCGATCCCCAGAAGGTCTCCTCGAAAAGATAATAGAAAGGAAAAGTCCAGCATGCTGAGTGAAATGGCACGGAAGGAGCAGGTCCTTATTGAGGTTGGCTTAGTGCCTGTTAAAGACAAGCAGCTTCTAAAAGAAAGTGCCGGTGCACAGGATCTcttcccaccatcaccacccctgCCAAAGGAAAGCTTAAAGGGGGAAGAATCGAAAGACCAAAATTTGTTCCCTGCAGGCGAAGGAAATAAAGAAGCCCCTcttgaaaaagtggaagcagaagAGGCAGATAAGAGTCTGGCTGGTGTTGCTGCTGTTATCAAGGAATCTGCCAACACTTCATCCTCTGAAGAAAACTTGAATATGCCAGAGGGTGAAACTTCAGAGGATAAACATCAAGCTGAAGCTAtgctctgtgaaatggagatggaCACTGAtgagaagaaagcagagaattTCCCCAGCAGAGACTTGGCAGTTGAAGAACCAGTTTCACCACCACTTCCTGCTCTACCGCTAGAAAAACATGAAGCCGTGTCCACAACTGCTGTGGCCTCACCTCCTGTCACTGTGGCAGTAAATGAGTCTCAGGAAATGGATGAAGACGAAGGCATCCACAGTCATGATGGAAGTGACCTAAGTGACAACACGTCAGAGGACAGTGATGATTCTGGATTGAACGGTGCTCGGCCAGTTCCACAAGAGACcagtgggaaagatggaaaggatGCCTTGGCTGTCAAAGTGGCCGAGGGAGATTTCGTTTGTATCTTCTGTGATCGTTCTTTTCGAAAGGAAAAGGATTACAGCAAACACCTCAATCGCCATTTGGTTAATGTATACTTCCTTGAAAAGGCAGCTCAAGGGCAGGAGTAA